One stretch of Diorhabda carinulata isolate Delta chromosome 5, icDioCari1.1, whole genome shotgun sequence DNA includes these proteins:
- the LOC130894148 gene encoding uncharacterized protein LOC130894148 codes for MTTMYGKRQRQNDNMPPMFDIYRKPMFDDSIRKAEYRTYAPFIKSFNCSDIVEFSINQVDSFFAMSETLLCIKGSLEIHGAGDVKLANNVGAFLFDSCTYSESAREMETVRDPGIVSAVRAMTCYNQEDSNHMAIAGWNYPKDPILNVSDKSFNLQIPLKHIFSIFNDYSMITCGR; via the coding sequence atgacaacAATGTATGGAAAACGTCAACGCCAAAACGACAACATGCCTCCAATGTTTGATATCTACCGTAAGCCGATGTTTGACGATTCAATTCGAAAGGCTGAATACAGAACCTATGCTCCATTTATAAAGTCATTCAATTGCAGTGACATTGTGGAGTTTAGCATTAATCAGGTTGATTCGTTCTTTGCAATGAGCGAAACTTTGTTGTGCATTAAAGGTTCGCTTGAAATACACGGAGCTGGTGACGTAAAATTAGCAAATAATGTTGGAGCCTTTCTATTCGATTCATGTACGTACAGTGAAAGTGCCAGGGAAATGGAAACAGTTCGGGATCCTGGAATAGTGAGTGCCGTACGTGCTATGACTTGTTATAACCAAGAAGATTCCAATCATATGGCTATAGCCGGCTGGAATTACCCGAAAGATCCTATTCTGAATGTTAGCGACAAGTCCTTCAACCTTCAAATACCTCTCAAacatattttcagcattttcaaCGATTATTCAATGATTACATGTGGGCGTTAA